A single window of Balaenoptera ricei isolate mBalRic1 chromosome 15, mBalRic1.hap2, whole genome shotgun sequence DNA harbors:
- the SPAG4 gene encoding sperm-associated antigen 4 protein isoform X1 has protein sequence MRRSPRPGSAVFPHKHTPNFYSDNSNSSVSVTSGDSCGHRSAGPEPGEPEGRRARGSSCGEPALSAGVPGRTTRAGSSRLKPAPRSHNGPTACGAATEPKEMLTLREPTAPCQPSACSKYHERVRSQGQQLQQLRAELVKLHKEVSSVRAANSERVAKLVFQRLSEDFVRKPDYALSSVGASIDLEKTSPDYEDANTAYFWNRFSFWNYARPPTVILEPDVFPGNCWAFEGDQGQVVIQLPGRVQLSDITLQHPPPSVAHTRGAKSAPRDFAVYGLQVDDETEVFLGKFTFDVEKSEIQTFHLENDPPAAFPKVKIQILSNWGHPHFTCLYRVRAHGIQTSEAAGDSATGGAH, from the exons ATGCGGCGAAGCCCCCGCCCGGGCTCTGCCGTGTTCCCGCACAAGCACACGCCCAACTTCTACAGCGACAACAGCAACAGCTCTGTGAGCGTCACCTCGGGGGACAGCTGCGGGCACCGGTCAGCAGGGCCGGAGCCCGGGGAGCCCGAGGGCAGAAGAGCCCGGggctctagctgcggtgagcccGCCTTGAGCGCTGGAGTGCCCGGAAGAACCACAAGGGCTGGAAGCTCTCGGCTGAAGCCGGCGCCTCGGAGCCACAACGGGCCGACCGCCTGTGGCGCAGCAACC GAACCTAAGGAGATGCTGACTCTAAG GGAGCCAACTGCACCGTGCCAACCTTCTGCCTGCAGCAAATACCACGAGCGCGTGCGCTCCCAggggcagcagctgcagcagctccgGGCTGAGCTGGTTAAACTCCACAAGGAGGTGTCCAGCGTTCGCGCAGCCAACAGCGAG AGAGTGGCCAAACTCGTATTCCAGAGGCTGAGTGAGGACTTTGTGCGGAAACCCGACTATGCGCTGAGCTCTGTGG GAGCCTCCATCGACCTAGAGAAGACGTCCCCCGACTACGAGGATGCGAACACTGCCTACTTCTGGAATCGCTTCAGCTTCTGGAACTATGCGCGACCGCCCACGGTTATCCTGGAG CCAGATGTGTTCCCTGGGAATTGCTGGGCTTTTGAGGGCGACCAGGGCCAGGTGGTGATCCAGTTGCCGGGTCGTGTGCAGCTGAGCGACATCACTCTGCAGCATCCACCGCCCAGCGTGGCACACACCCGGGGAGCCAAGAGCGCCCCGCGTGACTTCGCAGTCTAT GGCCTCCAGGTTGATGATGAGACTGAAGTTTTCTTGGGGAAATTCACCTTCGATGTGGAGAAATCTGAGATTCAGACTTTCCACCTAGAG AATGACCCCCCAGCTGCCTTTCCCAAGGTGAAGATCCAGATTCTAAGCAACTGGGGCCACCCCCATTTCACATGCTTGTATCGAGTCCGAGCCCATGGCATTCAAACCTCAGAGGCGGCAGGGGACAGTGCCACAGGGGGGGCCCATTAA
- the LOC132348905 gene encoding copine-1 isoform X4, which produces MAHCVTLVQLSISCDHLIDKDISSKSDPLCVLLQDVGGGKWAELGRTERVRNCSSPEFSKTLQLEYHFETVQKLRFGIYDIDNTTPELGDDDFLGGAECSLGQVVSSRILTLPLMLKPGKPAGRGTITVSAQELKDSRVVTMEVEARNLDKKDFLGKSDPFLEFFHQGDGKWHLAYRSEVIKNNLNPTWKRFSVPLQHFCGGDPSTPIQVRCSDYDSDGSHDLIGTFHTSLAQLQAVPAEFECIHLEKQQKKKSYKNSGTICVKICQVETEYSFLDYVMGGCQINFTVGVDFTGSNGDPSSPDSLHYLSPTGVNEYLTTLWSVGSVVQDYDSDKLFPAFGFGAQVPPDWQVSHEFALNFNPNNPYCAGIQGIVDAYRQALPQVRLYGPTNFAPIINHVARFAAQAAQQRTASQYFVLLLLTDGAVTDVEATREAVVRASYLPMSVIIVGVGGADFEAMEQLDADGGPLCTRSGEAAARDIVQFVPYRRFQNAPREALAQTVLAEVPTQLVSYFKAQGWAPFKPLPPAAKGPAQVPQT; this is translated from the exons ATGGCCCACTGCGTGACCTTGGTTCAGCTGTCCATTTCATGTGACCACCTCATTGACAAGGATATCAGCTCCAAGTCTGACCCACTCTGCGTCCTTTTACAGGATGTGGGAGGGGGCAAATGGGCTGAG CTTGGCCGGACTGAGCGAGTACGGAACTGCTCGAGCCCTGAGTTCTCCAAGACTCTGCAGCTTGAGTACCACTTTGAAACAGTCCAAAAGCTCCGATTTGGCATCTATGACATAGACAACACGACACCTGAGCTGGGGGATGATGACTTCCTAGGAGGGGCTGAGTGTTCCCTAGGACAG GTTGTGTCCAGTCGGATACTAACTCTACCCTTGATGCTGAAGCCTGGAAAACCTGCTGGGCGAGGGACCATCACG GTCTCAGCTCAGGAGCTGAAGGATAGTCGTGTAGTGACCATGGAGGTGGAGGCCAGAAACCTAGATAAGAAG GACTTCCTGGGAAAATCGGATCCGTTCTTGGAGTTTTTCCATCAGGGTGATGGGAAATGGCACCTGGCATACAGATCTGAG GTCATCAAGAACAACCTGAACCCTACTTGGAAGCGCTTCTCTGTTCCCCTTCAACATTTCTGTGGGGGAGACCCCAGCACACCCATCCAG GTGCGATGCTCAGATTATGACAGTGATGGTTCACATGACCTCATTGGTACCTTCCACACCAGCTTGGCCCAGCTGCAAGCAGTCCCA GCTGAGTTTGAATGCATCCACCTCGAGaaacagcagaaaaagaaaagctacaaGAACTCTGGAACCATCTGTGTCAAGATTTGTCAG GTAGAAACAGAATATTCATTCTTGGACTATGTGATGGGAGGCTGTCAAATCAACTTCACT gtgGGCGTGGACTTCACGGGCTCCAATGGAGACCCTTCCTCACCTGATTCCCTGCACTACCTGAGCCCAACAGGGGTCAACGAGTACCTGACAACACTGTGGAGTGTGGGCAGCGTGGTTCAGGACTATGATTC GGACAAGCTGTTCCCAGCATTTGGATTTGGGGCCCAGGTACCCCCTGACTGGCAG GTCTCCCATGAATTTGCCTTGAACTTCAACCCTAATAACCCCTACTGTGCAG GCATCCAGGGCATTGTGGATGCTTACCGCCAGGCCCTGCCCCAAGTTCGGCTCTATGGCCCCACCAACTTTGCACCCATCATCAACCATGTGGCTAGGTTTGCAGCCCAGGCTGCACAACAGAGGACGGCCTCG CAATACTTCGTGCTGTTGCTGCTGACCGATGGTGCTGTGACAGATGTGGAGGCCACACGTGAGGCTGTGGTTCGTGCCTCCTACCTGCCCATGTCAGTGATCATCGTGGGTGTGGGTGGTGCTGACTTCGAGGCCATGGAGCAGCTGGACGCTGACGGTGGACCCCTGTGTACACGCTCTGGGGAGGCAGCTGCTCGTGACATAGTGCAGTTTGTGCCCTACCGCCGCTTCCAGAAT GCCCCTCGAGAGGCACTGGCGCAGACTGTACTTGCAGAAGTACCCACGCAACTGGTCTCCTACTTCAAGGCCCAAGGTTGGGCCCCATTCAAACCACTTCCACCTGCAGCCAAGGGCCCTGCACAGGTCCCTCAGACCTAG
- the LOC132348905 gene encoding RNA-binding protein 12 isoform X2 yields the protein MAVVIRLQGLPIVAGTMDIRHFFSGLTIPDGGVHIVGGELGEAFIVFATDEDARLGMMRTGGTIKGSKVTLLLSSKTEMQNMIELSRRRFETANLDIPPANASRSGPPPSSGMSGRVNLPTTVPNFNNPSPSVVTAATSVHESNKNVQTFSTASIGTAPPNMGASFGSPTFSSTIPSTASPMNTVPPPPIPPIPAMPSLPPMPSIPPIPVPPPVPTLPPVPPVPPIPPVPSVPPMTPLPPMSGMPPLNPPPVAPLPAGMNGSGAPMNLNNNLNPVFLGPLNPVNPIQMNSQSSVKPLPINPDDLYVSVHGMPFSAMENDVRDFFHGLRVDAVHLLKDHVGRNNGNGLVKFLSPQDTFEALKRNRMLMIQRYVEVSPATERQWVAAGGHITFKQSIGPSGQTHPPPQALPRSKSPSGQKRSRSRSPHEAGFCVYLKGLPFEAENKHVIDFFKKLDIVEDSIYIAYGPNGKATGEGFVEFRNEADYKAALCRHKQYMGNRFIQVHPITKKGMLEKIDMIRKRLQNFSYDQREMMLNPEGDVTSAKVCAHITNIPFSITKMDVLQFLEGIPVDENAVHVLVDNNGQGLGQALVQFKNEDDAHGPLRDLGSAVHFM from the exons ATGGCTGTGGTCATCCGTTTGCAAGGTCTCCCAATTGTGGCGGGGACCATGGACATTCGCCACTTCTTCTCTGGATTGACCATCCCTGATGGGGGCGTGCATATTGTAGGGGGTGAACTGGGTGAGGCTTTCATCGTTTTTGCCACTGATGAAGATGCAAGGCTTGGTATGATGCGCACTGGTGGTACAATTAAAGGGTCAAAAGTAACACTATTGTTGAGTAGTAAAACGGAAATGCAGAATATGATTGAATTGAGTCGTAGGCGTTTTGAAACTGCCAACTTAGATATACCACCAGCAAATGCTAGTAGATCAGGACCTCCACCTAGTTCAGGAATGAGTGGCAGGGTAAACTTGCCTACGACAGTACCCAACTTTAATAATCCCTCACCCAGTGTAGTTACTGCCGCCACTTCTGTTCATGAAAGCAACAAAAACGTACAGACATTTTCCACAGCCAGCATAGGAACGGCTCCTCCGAATATGGGGGCCTCCTTTGGGAGCCCAACGTTTAGCTCAACCATTCCGAGCACAGCCTCTCCAATGAACACAGTCCCACCTCCGCCAATTCCTCCTATCCCAGCGATGCCATCTTTGCCACCAATGCCGTCCATTCCTCCAATACCAGTTCCTCCCCCGGTACCTACATTGCCTCCTGTGCCTCCTGTGCCCCCAATACCCCCAGTCCCTTCTGTGCCACCCATGACCCCACTGCCACCCATGTCAGGCATGCCACCCTTGAACCCGCCTCCTGTGGCACCTCTACCTGCTGGAATGAATGGCTCTGGAGCACCTATGAATCTGAACAATAACCTGAACCCTGTGTTTCTGGGTCCATTGAATCCTGTTAACCCTATCCAGATGAACTCTCAAAGCAGTGTGAAACCACTTCCCATCAACCCTGATGATCTGTATGTCAGTGTGCATGGAATGCCCTTTTCTGCAATGGAAAATGATGTCAGAGATTTTTTCCATGGGCTCCGTGTTGATGCAGTGCATTTGTTGAAAGATCATGTAGGTCGAAATAATGGGAATGGATTGGTTAAGTTTCTCTCCCCTCAAGATacatttgaagctttgaagcGAAACAGAATGCTGATGATTCAACGCTATGTGGAAGTTAGTCCTGCCACAGAGAGACAGTGGGTAGCTGCTGGAGGCCATATCACTTTTAAGCAAAGTATAGGACCTTCTGGACAAACCCATCCCCCTCCTCAGGCACTTCCCAGGTCAAAATCGCCCAGTGGGCAGAAAAGGTCAAGGTCAAGATCACCACACGAGGCTGGTTTTTGTGTTTACTTGAAAGGGCTACCCTTTGAAGCAGAAAACAAACatgtcattgatttttttaaaaagttggataTTGTGGAAGATAGTATTTATATTGCTTATGGACCCAATGGGAAAGCAACGGGTGAAGGCTTCGTAGAGTTCAGGAATGAGGCTGACTATAAGGCTGCTCTGTGTCGTCATAAACAATACATGGGCAATCGCTTTATTCAAGTTCATCCAATTACCAAGAAAGGTATGCTAGAAAAGATAGATATGATTCGAAAAAGATTGCAGAACTTCAGCTATGACCAGAGGGAAATGATGTTAAATCCGGAGGGGGATGTCACCTCTGCCAAAGTCTGTGCGCATATAACAAATATTCCCTTCAGCATTACCAAGATGGATGTTCTCCAGTTCCTAGAAGGAATCCCAGTGGATGAAAATGCTGTACATGTTCTTGTTGATAACAATGGGCAAGGTCTAGGACAGGCATTGGTTcagtttaaaaatgaagatgatgCAC ATGGCCCACTGCGTGACCTTGGTTCAGCTGTCCATTTCATGTGA
- the LOC132348905 gene encoding RNA-binding protein 12 isoform X1, whose product MAVVIRLQGLPIVAGTMDIRHFFSGLTIPDGGVHIVGGELGEAFIVFATDEDARLGMMRTGGTIKGSKVTLLLSSKTEMQNMIELSRRRFETANLDIPPANASRSGPPPSSGMSGRVNLPTTVPNFNNPSPSVVTAATSVHESNKNVQTFSTASIGTAPPNMGASFGSPTFSSTIPSTASPMNTVPPPPIPPIPAMPSLPPMPSIPPIPVPPPVPTLPPVPPVPPIPPVPSVPPMTPLPPMSGMPPLNPPPVAPLPAGMNGSGAPMNLNNNLNPVFLGPLNPVNPIQMNSQSSVKPLPINPDDLYVSVHGMPFSAMENDVRDFFHGLRVDAVHLLKDHVGRNNGNGLVKFLSPQDTFEALKRNRMLMIQRYVEVSPATERQWVAAGGHITFKQSIGPSGQTHPPPQALPRSKSPSGQKRSRSRSPHEAGFCVYLKGLPFEAENKHVIDFFKKLDIVEDSIYIAYGPNGKATGEGFVEFRNEADYKAALCRHKQYMGNRFIQVHPITKKGMLEKIDMIRKRLQNFSYDQREMMLNPEGDVTSAKVCAHITNIPFSITKMDVLQFLEGIPVDENAVHVLVDNNGQGLGQALVQFKNEDDARKSERLHRKKLNGREAFVHVVTLEDMREIEKNPPAQGKKGLKMPVPGNPAVPGIPSVGMPSAGLPNAGMHNAGMHNAGMPNAGMPNAGMPGAGMPGVGIPSAGMPSAGGEEHAFLTVGSKEANNGPPFNFPGNFGGSNAFGPPLPPPGLGGAFGDARPGMPSVGNSGLPGLGLDVPGFGGGPNNLSGPGFGGGPQNFGNGPGSLGGPPGFGSGPPGLGSAPGHLSGPPAFGPGPGPGPGPGPVHVGGPPGFGSSSGKPGPTVIKVQNMPFTVSIDEILDFFYGYQVIPGSVCLKYNEKGMPTGEAMVAFESRDEATAAVIDLNDRPIGSRKVKLVLG is encoded by the coding sequence ATGGCTGTGGTCATCCGTTTGCAAGGTCTCCCAATTGTGGCGGGGACCATGGACATTCGCCACTTCTTCTCTGGATTGACCATCCCTGATGGGGGCGTGCATATTGTAGGGGGTGAACTGGGTGAGGCTTTCATCGTTTTTGCCACTGATGAAGATGCAAGGCTTGGTATGATGCGCACTGGTGGTACAATTAAAGGGTCAAAAGTAACACTATTGTTGAGTAGTAAAACGGAAATGCAGAATATGATTGAATTGAGTCGTAGGCGTTTTGAAACTGCCAACTTAGATATACCACCAGCAAATGCTAGTAGATCAGGACCTCCACCTAGTTCAGGAATGAGTGGCAGGGTAAACTTGCCTACGACAGTACCCAACTTTAATAATCCCTCACCCAGTGTAGTTACTGCCGCCACTTCTGTTCATGAAAGCAACAAAAACGTACAGACATTTTCCACAGCCAGCATAGGAACGGCTCCTCCGAATATGGGGGCCTCCTTTGGGAGCCCAACGTTTAGCTCAACCATTCCGAGCACAGCCTCTCCAATGAACACAGTCCCACCTCCGCCAATTCCTCCTATCCCAGCGATGCCATCTTTGCCACCAATGCCGTCCATTCCTCCAATACCAGTTCCTCCCCCGGTACCTACATTGCCTCCTGTGCCTCCTGTGCCCCCAATACCCCCAGTCCCTTCTGTGCCACCCATGACCCCACTGCCACCCATGTCAGGCATGCCACCCTTGAACCCGCCTCCTGTGGCACCTCTACCTGCTGGAATGAATGGCTCTGGAGCACCTATGAATCTGAACAATAACCTGAACCCTGTGTTTCTGGGTCCATTGAATCCTGTTAACCCTATCCAGATGAACTCTCAAAGCAGTGTGAAACCACTTCCCATCAACCCTGATGATCTGTATGTCAGTGTGCATGGAATGCCCTTTTCTGCAATGGAAAATGATGTCAGAGATTTTTTCCATGGGCTCCGTGTTGATGCAGTGCATTTGTTGAAAGATCATGTAGGTCGAAATAATGGGAATGGATTGGTTAAGTTTCTCTCCCCTCAAGATacatttgaagctttgaagcGAAACAGAATGCTGATGATTCAACGCTATGTGGAAGTTAGTCCTGCCACAGAGAGACAGTGGGTAGCTGCTGGAGGCCATATCACTTTTAAGCAAAGTATAGGACCTTCTGGACAAACCCATCCCCCTCCTCAGGCACTTCCCAGGTCAAAATCGCCCAGTGGGCAGAAAAGGTCAAGGTCAAGATCACCACACGAGGCTGGTTTTTGTGTTTACTTGAAAGGGCTACCCTTTGAAGCAGAAAACAAACatgtcattgatttttttaaaaagttggataTTGTGGAAGATAGTATTTATATTGCTTATGGACCCAATGGGAAAGCAACGGGTGAAGGCTTCGTAGAGTTCAGGAATGAGGCTGACTATAAGGCTGCTCTGTGTCGTCATAAACAATACATGGGCAATCGCTTTATTCAAGTTCATCCAATTACCAAGAAAGGTATGCTAGAAAAGATAGATATGATTCGAAAAAGATTGCAGAACTTCAGCTATGACCAGAGGGAAATGATGTTAAATCCGGAGGGGGATGTCACCTCTGCCAAAGTCTGTGCGCATATAACAAATATTCCCTTCAGCATTACCAAGATGGATGTTCTCCAGTTCCTAGAAGGAATCCCAGTGGATGAAAATGCTGTACATGTTCTTGTTGATAACAATGGGCAAGGTCTAGGACAGGCATTGGTTcagtttaaaaatgaagatgatgCACGTAAGTCTGAACGCTTACACCGTAAAAAACTTAATGGGAGAGAAGCTTTTGTTCATGTAGTTACTCTAGAAGATATGAGAGAGATTGAGAAAAATCCTCCTGCCCAAGGAAAAAAGGGGTTAAAGATGCCTGTGCCAGGTAATCCTGCAGTTCCAGGAATTCCCAGTGTGGGAATGCCCAGTGCGGGACTGCCCAATGCGGGAATGCACAATGCAGGAATGCACAATGCAGGAATGCCCAATGCAGGAATGCCCAATGCAGGAATGCCCGGTGCCGGAATGCCCGGTGTGGGAATACCCAGTGCAGGAATGCCTAGTGCAGGAGGTGAAGAGCATGCCTTCTTGACTGTAGGATCTAAGGAGGCCAACAATGGGCCTCCATTTAACTTTCCTGGTAATTTTGGTGGGTCAAATGCCTTTGGACCACCACTCCCTCCTCCAGGATTAGGAGGGGCCTTTGGTGATGCTAGGCCTGGAATGCCTTCAGTTGGAAATAGTGGTTTGCCTGGTCTAGGACTGGATGTTCCAGGTTTTGGAGGTGGACCAAATAATTTAAGTGGACCAGGATTTGGAGGGGGCCCTCAGAATTTTGGAAATGGCCCTGGTAGCTTAGGTGGCCCCCCTGGCTTTGGAAGCGGCCCTCCTGGCCTTGGAAGTGCCCCTGGGCATTTGAGTGGCCCTCCAGCCtttggccctggccctggcccaggcCCTGGCCCAGGCCCAGTCCATGTTGGTGGTCCTCCTGGCTTTGGATCTAGTTCTGGAAAACCAGGACCAACAGTAATTAAAGTACAGAACATGCCCTTCACTGTGTCTATTGATGagattttagatttcttttatGGCTATCAAGTGATCCCAGGCTCAGTGTgtttaaaatacaatgaaaaaggtATGCCCACAGGTGAAGCTATGGTGGCTTTCGAATCTCGGGATGAAGCCACAGCTGCTGTCATTGACTTAAATGACAGACCTATTGGCTCTAGGAAAGTAAAACTCGTATTAGGGTAG
- the LOC132348905 gene encoding copine-1 isoform X3 — MKMMHMAHCVTLVQLSISCDHLIDKDISSKSDPLCVLLQDVGGGKWAELGRTERVRNCSSPEFSKTLQLEYHFETVQKLRFGIYDIDNTTPELGDDDFLGGAECSLGQVVSSRILTLPLMLKPGKPAGRGTITVSAQELKDSRVVTMEVEARNLDKKDFLGKSDPFLEFFHQGDGKWHLAYRSEVIKNNLNPTWKRFSVPLQHFCGGDPSTPIQVRCSDYDSDGSHDLIGTFHTSLAQLQAVPAEFECIHLEKQQKKKSYKNSGTICVKICQVETEYSFLDYVMGGCQINFTVGVDFTGSNGDPSSPDSLHYLSPTGVNEYLTTLWSVGSVVQDYDSDKLFPAFGFGAQVPPDWQVSHEFALNFNPNNPYCAGIQGIVDAYRQALPQVRLYGPTNFAPIINHVARFAAQAAQQRTASQYFVLLLLTDGAVTDVEATREAVVRASYLPMSVIIVGVGGADFEAMEQLDADGGPLCTRSGEAAARDIVQFVPYRRFQNAPREALAQTVLAEVPTQLVSYFKAQGWAPFKPLPPAAKGPAQVPQT; from the exons atgaagatgatgCAC ATGGCCCACTGCGTGACCTTGGTTCAGCTGTCCATTTCATGTGACCACCTCATTGACAAGGATATCAGCTCCAAGTCTGACCCACTCTGCGTCCTTTTACAGGATGTGGGAGGGGGCAAATGGGCTGAG CTTGGCCGGACTGAGCGAGTACGGAACTGCTCGAGCCCTGAGTTCTCCAAGACTCTGCAGCTTGAGTACCACTTTGAAACAGTCCAAAAGCTCCGATTTGGCATCTATGACATAGACAACACGACACCTGAGCTGGGGGATGATGACTTCCTAGGAGGGGCTGAGTGTTCCCTAGGACAG GTTGTGTCCAGTCGGATACTAACTCTACCCTTGATGCTGAAGCCTGGAAAACCTGCTGGGCGAGGGACCATCACG GTCTCAGCTCAGGAGCTGAAGGATAGTCGTGTAGTGACCATGGAGGTGGAGGCCAGAAACCTAGATAAGAAG GACTTCCTGGGAAAATCGGATCCGTTCTTGGAGTTTTTCCATCAGGGTGATGGGAAATGGCACCTGGCATACAGATCTGAG GTCATCAAGAACAACCTGAACCCTACTTGGAAGCGCTTCTCTGTTCCCCTTCAACATTTCTGTGGGGGAGACCCCAGCACACCCATCCAG GTGCGATGCTCAGATTATGACAGTGATGGTTCACATGACCTCATTGGTACCTTCCACACCAGCTTGGCCCAGCTGCAAGCAGTCCCA GCTGAGTTTGAATGCATCCACCTCGAGaaacagcagaaaaagaaaagctacaaGAACTCTGGAACCATCTGTGTCAAGATTTGTCAG GTAGAAACAGAATATTCATTCTTGGACTATGTGATGGGAGGCTGTCAAATCAACTTCACT gtgGGCGTGGACTTCACGGGCTCCAATGGAGACCCTTCCTCACCTGATTCCCTGCACTACCTGAGCCCAACAGGGGTCAACGAGTACCTGACAACACTGTGGAGTGTGGGCAGCGTGGTTCAGGACTATGATTC GGACAAGCTGTTCCCAGCATTTGGATTTGGGGCCCAGGTACCCCCTGACTGGCAG GTCTCCCATGAATTTGCCTTGAACTTCAACCCTAATAACCCCTACTGTGCAG GCATCCAGGGCATTGTGGATGCTTACCGCCAGGCCCTGCCCCAAGTTCGGCTCTATGGCCCCACCAACTTTGCACCCATCATCAACCATGTGGCTAGGTTTGCAGCCCAGGCTGCACAACAGAGGACGGCCTCG CAATACTTCGTGCTGTTGCTGCTGACCGATGGTGCTGTGACAGATGTGGAGGCCACACGTGAGGCTGTGGTTCGTGCCTCCTACCTGCCCATGTCAGTGATCATCGTGGGTGTGGGTGGTGCTGACTTCGAGGCCATGGAGCAGCTGGACGCTGACGGTGGACCCCTGTGTACACGCTCTGGGGAGGCAGCTGCTCGTGACATAGTGCAGTTTGTGCCCTACCGCCGCTTCCAGAAT GCCCCTCGAGAGGCACTGGCGCAGACTGTACTTGCAGAAGTACCCACGCAACTGGTCTCCTACTTCAAGGCCCAAGGTTGGGCCCCATTCAAACCACTTCCACCTGCAGCCAAGGGCCCTGCACAGGTCCCTCAGACCTAG
- the SPAG4 gene encoding sperm-associated antigen 4 protein isoform X2 → MRRSPRPGSAVFPHKHTPNFYSDNSNSSVSVTSGDSCGHRSAGPEPGEPEGRRARGSSCGEPALSAGVPGRTTRAGSSRLKPAPRSHNGPTACGAATVRGGASEPAGSPGVPEEQLDLLSTLDLRQEIPPPRVSKSFRSLLFQVLSVLLSLVGGVLVSVYREVCSIRFLLTAVSLLSLFLSALWWGLLCLAPPLENEPKEMLTLSKYHERVRSQGQQLQQLRAELVKLHKEVSSVRAANSERVAKLVFQRLSEDFVRKPDYALSSVGASIDLEKTSPDYEDANTAYFWNRFSFWNYARPPTVILEPDVFPGNCWAFEGDQGQVVIQLPGRVQLSDITLQHPPPSVAHTRGAKSAPRDFAVYGLQVDDETEVFLGKFTFDVEKSEIQTFHLENDPPAAFPKVKIQILSNWGHPHFTCLYRVRAHGIQTSEAAGDSATGGAH, encoded by the exons ATGCGGCGAAGCCCCCGCCCGGGCTCTGCCGTGTTCCCGCACAAGCACACGCCCAACTTCTACAGCGACAACAGCAACAGCTCTGTGAGCGTCACCTCGGGGGACAGCTGCGGGCACCGGTCAGCAGGGCCGGAGCCCGGGGAGCCCGAGGGCAGAAGAGCCCGGggctctagctgcggtgagcccGCCTTGAGCGCTGGAGTGCCCGGAAGAACCACAAGGGCTGGAAGCTCTCGGCTGAAGCCGGCGCCTCGGAGCCACAACGGGCCGACCGCCTGTGGCGCAGCAACCGTGAGGGGCGGGGCCTCGG AACCGGCTGGCTCTCCCGGTGTCCCTGAGGAGCAGCTCGACCTTCTCTCGACTCTGGATCTGAGGCAGGAGATACCTCCCCCGCGAGTGTCCAAGAGCTTCCGGA GCCTACTCTTCCAGGTGCTGAGCGTGTTGTTATCCCTGGTAGGAGGTGTGCTGGTCAGTGTGTACAG GGAGGTCTGTTCCATCCGCTTCCTGCTCACGGCTGTGTCACTGCTGAGCCTCTTTCTGTCAG CACTCTGGTGGGGGCTCCTGTGCCTGGCCCCTCCTTTGGAGAAT GAACCTAAGGAGATGCTGACTCTAAG CAAATACCACGAGCGCGTGCGCTCCCAggggcagcagctgcagcagctccgGGCTGAGCTGGTTAAACTCCACAAGGAGGTGTCCAGCGTTCGCGCAGCCAACAGCGAG AGAGTGGCCAAACTCGTATTCCAGAGGCTGAGTGAGGACTTTGTGCGGAAACCCGACTATGCGCTGAGCTCTGTGG GAGCCTCCATCGACCTAGAGAAGACGTCCCCCGACTACGAGGATGCGAACACTGCCTACTTCTGGAATCGCTTCAGCTTCTGGAACTATGCGCGACCGCCCACGGTTATCCTGGAG CCAGATGTGTTCCCTGGGAATTGCTGGGCTTTTGAGGGCGACCAGGGCCAGGTGGTGATCCAGTTGCCGGGTCGTGTGCAGCTGAGCGACATCACTCTGCAGCATCCACCGCCCAGCGTGGCACACACCCGGGGAGCCAAGAGCGCCCCGCGTGACTTCGCAGTCTAT GGCCTCCAGGTTGATGATGAGACTGAAGTTTTCTTGGGGAAATTCACCTTCGATGTGGAGAAATCTGAGATTCAGACTTTCCACCTAGAG AATGACCCCCCAGCTGCCTTTCCCAAGGTGAAGATCCAGATTCTAAGCAACTGGGGCCACCCCCATTTCACATGCTTGTATCGAGTCCGAGCCCATGGCATTCAAACCTCAGAGGCGGCAGGGGACAGTGCCACAGGGGGGGCCCATTAA